GACAAACTGAGCGACCTGTAACCATGCTGGAGCATTCCATTGTACTATTGATTATAACGCCGTTGGTCGGTGCGTACCTCATCCCATTATTGGGGTTATGGCGAGAAAGACTTAGCTATCCGGTAGCCATAGCCGCGGTACTACTCTCAGCTTTCTTCACGTTCGGACTGACCGGCTCGGTACTGACCCGGGGTACCATTCGGTATGCCGTGGGGGGTTGGCCGCCCCCCTATGGGATCGAGTTGGCAGCGGACCCGCTCAGTGCTTTTATGTGCCTCACCATCTCTCTGATTAGCCTTCTTGCGGTGATATATTCCAAGAGCTACATCGAGAAAGAGTTGCCCGGGGGGAAAACAACTTCCTACTACACCCTGCTGTTGCTCCTGATCGGTGGTATGCTGGGAGCGGTAGTTACCGGTGACCTTTTTAACTTGTTTGTATTAACGGAGATATTTTCGATATCCGCATATGCCTTGGTGTCTATAGCCGAAAGGCGAGGCTCGTTCATAGCCAGTTACCGCTATTTGATACTGGCGGCAATCGGTACCAGCCTCATACTGCTGGGGACCGGCTACCTCTATATAATCACCGGTACGCTGAATATGGCAGATCTCGCCCTCAGACTGCCGACATTGGATGACCCCTGGGTAGTGTTTGGTGCCATAGCCTTTTTCGTGGTGGGCTTTGGCATCAAGACCGCCCTCTTCCCCTTGCACGCCTGGCTCCCCAATGCATACGCCGTCGCACCGGCACCGGTAAGCGCCATCTTTTCCGCTCTGGTGGCAAAAGTGGGCGCTTATTCCCTCATAAGAGTACTTTTCACCATCTTCGGGGTCCAACTCATCACCGGGCCGATACCTGTTGCAGCGGCGTTGACTTGGGTGGCGGCGGCGACCATACTCATGGGTTCCCTGTACGCCATATCGCAGACGGATATCAAGAAGATGTTGGCTTATTCCAGTGTGGCCAACACCGGGTATGTGCTGCTAGGCGCGGGACTTGCCGTAGAGTTGGGCATGACGGGGGGTATACTTCATATCTTGAACCATGCCCTGGCAACCGGGTGTCTTTTTTTCTGCGCCGGAGCGGTGCTCTATAAGACCGGGATCCATCGCATAGAAGATTTCCGCGGTCTGGGCAGCAAGATGCCCCTCACGATGGCCGCATTCACTCTGGCGGCGGTCTCGCAGGTGGGAATCCCTCCCACCGCCGGATTCGTGAGTAAGTTCTACCTCAGCCTGGGGGCGTTGGAAGCAGGCGAGTGGATATTTATCATCGTAATATCCCTGGGCAGCCTGATGAGCGCGCTATTCTATCTGCGAGTCATTAAGTTGATTTACTTTGGCGGAGACAAACTTAAGGAGAAAGCGCAGATGGACGAACTCCCCCCGGGCATGATCATACCCATAATGATCCTGGCGCTGGGATGTGTGGTGCTCGGCATATTTGTGGGATTACCACTGTCTATGGTCGAGTCGGCGGTCAAGTTGTTGTTGGGAATGTGACGGCATAGGATATATGAGATACATGGATAACCCAAACAAGAAGAGAATTCTGAGATACCGAAAATACTTTTTTTGTCTCGGCTTTCTGCTGGTCGCCCTGTTCGATTTCTTCCTACCCCGCGATCCTTTTTTCTGGTTTGATGGACTACCGGGATTTTATTCGATGTTCGGCTTAGTCTCGTGCGTTCTTACGATCATCATATGCAAGGCCCTGGGACGGCATTGGCTCATGGTGCGGGAGGATTACTACGACGTGAAGGACCAAGAAGAGGGGGGAGAGCACTCTGATTGAGCGTATTTTTCCTGTACCTCCAGCCGCCATATTTATTTTAGGGGCACTCCTCGTCCCGTTTCTCAAGGGGAGATTAAGAAGTGTTTACCTGCTTCTATTACCCATAGTTGCCTTTGTAAACCTTCTGTATCTGCCCGAGGGCCTCCTTTGGGTTCATAACATTGCCGGGTTTGATCTTATCTTCGGCCGGGTTGACTCGATAAGCCTACCTTTTGGATATATATTCGTTATCATGGCCTTCCTGGGGACACTCTATGCCCTCCATGTAAAAGAGAGCGGTGAGCATATCGCTACCTTCATCCTGGTCGGCACATCTCTTGGCGCGGTCTTCGCTGGTGATTACCTTTCCCTCTACCTTTTTTTGTCGCTGATGACTGTTTCTTCCGCCTTCCTTATTTTTTGCCGGAGGACGAAATCTGCCACAGATGCGGGATTCAGATACCTTATATTTCACCTTTTCGGGGGAAGTCTTTTACTGATGGGAATAATACTCTATTACCTATCCACGGGACATACCGATTTTGGACCCTTAGGAAGCGGTGAACCGTATTTCTACCTCATAATGATCGGGGTTCTGGTGAAAGCCGCTGTTCCGCCGTTCCATGCCTGGTTACCTGATGCCTACCCGCAAGGGACGGCCACCAGTAGTGTAATCTTATCGGCATTTACTACCAAGGTCGGCGTATATATGCTGATCAGGGCGTTCGCTGGGGTTGAGGTCCTGATATGGTTAGGAGCGATAATGGCGGTATATGGCGTTGTTTATGCTGTGATTGAGAATGACGGCCGCAGGTTGCTATCTTACCAT
This genomic interval from Atribacteraceae bacterium contains the following:
- a CDS encoding monovalent cation/H+ antiporter subunit D family protein — encoded protein: MLEHSIVLLIITPLVGAYLIPLLGLWRERLSYPVAIAAVLLSAFFTFGLTGSVLTRGTIRYAVGGWPPPYGIELAADPLSAFMCLTISLISLLAVIYSKSYIEKELPGGKTTSYYTLLLLLIGGMLGAVVTGDLFNLFVLTEIFSISAYALVSIAERRGSFIASYRYLILAAIGTSLILLGTGYLYIITGTLNMADLALRLPTLDDPWVVFGAIAFFVVGFGIKTALFPLHAWLPNAYAVAPAPVSAIFSALVAKVGAYSLIRVLFTIFGVQLITGPIPVAAALTWVAAATILMGSLYAISQTDIKKMLAYSSVANTGYVLLGAGLAVELGMTGGILHILNHALATGCLFFCAGAVLYKTGIHRIEDFRGLGSKMPLTMAAFTLAAVSQVGIPPTAGFVSKFYLSLGALEAGEWIFIIVISLGSLMSALFYLRVIKLIYFGGDKLKEKAQMDELPPGMIIPIMILALGCVVLGIFVGLPLSMVESAVKLLLGM
- a CDS encoding Na(+)/H(+) antiporter subunit D — translated: MFPVPPAAIFILGALLVPFLKGRLRSVYLLLLPIVAFVNLLYLPEGLLWVHNIAGFDLIFGRVDSISLPFGYIFVIMAFLGTLYALHVKESGEHIATFILVGTSLGAVFAGDYLSLYLFLSLMTVSSAFLIFCRRTKSATDAGFRYLIFHLFGGSLLLMGIILYYLSTGHTDFGPLGSGEPYFYLIMIGVLVKAAVPPFHAWLPDAYPQGTATSSVILSAFTTKVGVYMLIRAFAGVEVLIWLGAIMAVYGVVYAVIENDGRRLLSYHIISQVGYMVAAVGLGTPLAINGAIAHALCHILYKALLFMGPGAVLHVTGREKLTELGGLYKTMPTTFILLMVGGLSISAVPLFSGFVSKTLITTTAGLQGEAVVYLLLLLASVGTFLHTCLKLPYYMFFGTDRGIEAKEPPRNMLMSMGLAAFLCLFIGIYPAVLYNILPYPVDFVPYTLEKVVEKIVLLSFVFMGFWLLKEKIAGQPTISLDTDWFYRKAGTAFMRFCGSPASMKAYVRNLDSALFLVALMLAFFLLYQALTHLF